The nucleotide window tattaattcaacgCGAGAGAGTAGAGATTATTCCACTAATTTATATCTTTCTgtatgtttataaataaaaaaatggtaaTCGAGAGAGCCTTGCCAACGGAATTAATTCTTAAATTgagataattatttttttgttaataattcAGTTCTCAGGAGCTCTGTCGAGATTAGATCCATACACGACGCTTGCTACTGCTTCTGCTTCACTCTCCCTCACACTCTCTAGCTCCATCTCGtagatatatatcatatacagaGATACAGAGCTCCCGAAGAAGATTAAAGATTCAAATCGTTTTGTAAATACAGTTTGTATCTTCTGCTCCAAGAACACTACTACAAGGAGGTAGAAACAAAAAACAAGGTGtcgtgtcttttttttttttcattttgttttgattcgagTCGATTGTGGTTAGATTTCGATGTTTTCTGACATTCCTCGAGCTGATTCGATCATctccccctcccccccccccccccccccccccccccccccccccgaatTCATGGATCTGCTGATGCTTAATTCGAGCGGCAGGCAGAGATCCGAATCTTATTAATTGTTTACAGTTTCAGTAATTTTCAGACAGAACATTAGTTTCCATCACCAGATCGATTAGTTTTGTCCGAATCTCTTCTAGTTTCATCTGATtagagttttatattttttttgttataacagtGATCTCTCAACATGTCGTCGATGCCACTGCAACGTGGCATCTCAGGAGGAGTACGAGTTTCCGACAGCGCTGACGATCTACGAGACTCTCAAATGAAAGACAAAACAGACTTGATCAGAGGCCGTTCTACGACAGACAGCAACAGCTTAACCTTACGGTTTCCTTTCGCTTTCCTCTTCTCCAACAATACTCAATCCCCTTCCAAAACCGGCGACAACGGCAGTGATCCGAGGAGCAGGCACAGATTGGTTCTCCTCTTTCTCAAGATCAGTTTGGTTCTCATCGTTGTTCTCGCTTTAGCTGGTTCCTTCTGGTGGACGCTTTCGATCTCGGCGTCACCGAGAGGTGGTCACGTGTATCTTAACTACAGGAGGTTGCAGGAGCAGCTCGTTTCGGATTTGTTGGATATTGGGGAGATCTCGATTGGTCCCAGCAGGTGGAAAGAGTTGGAGTATTGTGATACAGAAGCTGAGAACTATGTTCCTTGCTTTAATGTCTCTGAGAGTCTTGAGATGGGTTACACCAACGGCGATGAAAACGATCGGTTTTGTGGGTCTGGTTCGAAACAGGAGTGTTTGGTTTTGCCGCCTGTGGATTATAAGGTTCCGCTGAGGTGGCCTACGGGTAAAGATGTTATTTGGTTTCGTAATGTTAAGATTACTGCTGATGAAGTCTTGACTTCTGGTAGTATCAACAAGAGGTAATGATGATGCATTGTTGCTTATTTGCTATTGTTGATTTAATTGGTTTAATTGCTGAGTTTTGGGTTTTGTTTTTacaggatgatgatgatggatgATGATCAGATATCTTTTCGTTCTGCATCTCCTATGTTTGATGAGGTTGAAGACTATTCCCATCAAATTGCTCAGATGATTGGGATTAAGAATGATAACTTCATTGAAGCTGGCGTAAGTCAACATACTCTCATTGTAGTCTTGGTacccatatttttaaaatattatagattaatCTAAAAATGTTTATGGCTCCCAAAATCTCAGATCCGGCCCTGGTTGTAGTTCATCTTTTATCCCTCTCAGCTCAGATTCGTATATGGTATTTTTATTCTTGGTTTTGTTTCAGGTGAGAACTATATTGGATATTGGATGTGGTTATGGTAGCTTTGGAGCACATTTACTCTCAAAACAGCTTTTAACCATGTGCATAGCAAATTACGAAGCCTCGGGTAGCCAAGTCCAGCTAACACTTGAGAGGGGCTTACCTGCGATGATTGCTTCTTTTGTATCAAAGCAATTGCCATATCCTTCTCTTTCCTTTGATATGTTGCATTGCTCAACGTGTGGTATTGATTGGGACCAGAAAGGTAAACGACACATTAATCTCATTTTTCCTTGGAGGACATGGCCTTGATGTAAGTTTGTATTCCGCTGTGTGTAGAGGGGCTTCTCCTTGTAGAAGTCGATAGAGTTCTGAAGCCTGGAGGCTACTTTGTTTGGACATCTCCCCTCACAAACGCTCGTAACAAAGATGATCTTAAGAGATGGAACTTTGTTCATGATTTTGCTGAAAGCATCTGTTGGACTCTTTTATCTCAGCAAGACAAGACTGTTGTCTGGAAGAAGACAATCAAAACCAAATGTTACAGTGCCCGGTCAGTGTGACACACACACCATCTCTTATATGAACTACATATTTATTAAGTCTT belongs to Brassica rapa cultivar Chiifu-401-42 chromosome A07, CAAS_Brap_v3.01, whole genome shotgun sequence and includes:
- the LOC103830533 gene encoding probable pectin methyltransferase QUA2 — its product is MSSMPLQRGISGGVRVSDSADDLRDSQMKDKTDLIRGRSTTDSNSLTLRFPFAFLFSNNTQSPSKTGDNGSDPRSRHRLVLLFLKISLVLIVVLALAGSFWWTLSISASPRGGHVYLNYRRLQEQLVSDLLDIGEISIGPSRWKELEYCDTEAENYVPCFNVSESLEMGYTNGDENDRFCGSGSKQECLVLPPVDYKVPLRWPTGKDVIWFRNVKITADEVLTSGSINKRMMMMDDDQISFRSASPMFDEVEDYSHQIAQMIGIKNDNFIEAGVRTILDIGCGYGSFGAHLLSKQLLTMCIANYEASGSQVQLTLERGLPAMIASFVSKQLPYPSLSFDMLHCSTCGIDWDQKEGLLLVEVDRVLKPGGYFVWTSPLTNARNKDDLKRWNFVHDFAESICWTLLSQQDKTVVWKKTIKTKCYSARKPGVGPSVCSKGHDVESPYYRPLQMCLGGTRNRRWIPIESRTRWPSRSNMNKTELSLYGLHQEVVGEDAENWKVNVREYWSLLSPLIFSDHPKRPGDEDPSPPYNMLRNVLDMNAQYGGLNSALLEAKKSVWVMNVVPTAGPNHLPMILDRGFVGVLHDWCEAFPSYPRTYDLVHADNLLTLQTSKLRSSCSFMQIFTEIDRLLRPEGWVIIRDTAQLVEAARALTTQLKWEARVIEVESSSEQRLLVCQKPITKRQSI